gacttggatttgatccctgggtcgggaagatcccctggaggagagcatggcaacctactccagtattcttgcctggataatcccgtggacagaggagggctacagtccatggggtcgtaaagaatcagacgtgactgagcatgcatgcttgcagtaggtttgtcataactttccttccaaggaacaagtgtctttcaatttcatggctgcagtccccatccacagtgattttggagcccaagaaaataaaatatgtcactccttccatgttttccccttctgtttgaccggatgccatgatcttggttttgttAATGTTGAGttccaagccagctttttcatgcttctttttcaccctcatcaagaggctttatagtatctcttcactttatgccattaccatggtatgatctgcatatctgaagttgttgatatttctcctggcaatcttgatttcagcttgtgcttcatccattccggcattttgcatgatttactctgcatataaattaaataagcagtgtgacaatatatagcctgaagatactcctttcccaatttggaaccagtcagttccatgtctggttctaactgttgcttcttgacctgcatacaggtttctcaggagacaggtaaggtggtctggtattcccatctctctaagaattttccagtttgttgtgatctacaaagtcaaaggctttagcatagtccgtgaagcagaattagatgtttttctggaattctcttgctttttctattatccagtggatgttgacaatgatctctggttcctctgccttttctaaacccagcctgtacatctggaagttctcagttcatgtactgttgaagcctagcttgaaggattttggggCATTActgtgctagcatgtgaaatgaacacaatcatatggtagttcgaacattctttggcattgcccttctttgggattggaatgaaaactgaccttttccagtcctgtggccactgctgagttttctaaatttgctgacattttgagtgtggcactttaacagcattattttttagaattttaagtagctcagctggggttccaacacctccactagctttctttatagtgatGCAGAGATgcttttagaaagcatcacttagaggcccacttgacttcacactctaaagatgtctggctctaggtgagtgaccacatcattgtggttatctgggtcattaagggattttttgtatagttctgtgtattcgtgccatctcttcttaatctttctgcttctgttcagtccatactatttctgtcctttattgtgtctatccttgcatgaaatgttctctttgatatctctcattttcttgaagagatctccagtctttgtcattgtattgttttcctctgttctttgCGTTGTTCTCTTAAAGGCCACCTTCTCTCTCCTCGCTCTTCtctggcactctgcattcagttgggtatatcgctccctttctcctttacctttcacttttcttctttcctcagctatttgtaaagtctccttAGGcagccactttgcctttttgcatttctttttcagtgacttccatccatagttctttaggcactctgtctaccagatctaattctATCTTTTCGTCACCTCCAGGGACTAcgctgtagctcaaatggtaaagaatctgcctgtgaggaaggagaccagggttcgacctgggttgggaagttcctctggtgaagggaattggaatccactccagtattgttgcctggagaattccatcgacagagaagcctggcgggctacagtctgtgggatcacagagttggacacaacagtgactaacacacattcgtcacctccactgtataatcataaggagtttaatttaggtcatacttgaatggctagtggttttcttcatttaagcctgaattttacaaaaaagcagctgatgatctgagccagtgagctctaggtcttgtttttgctgactgtgtagagcttttcccatttagtgatgtccatgtgtagagttgtctcttgggttgttggaagagggtgtttgctatgaccaacaTGGTCTCctgacaaaactgttagcctttgccctgcttcattttgtactctaaggccaaacttgcctgttactccagatatctcttgactttgtctaaaaatttttacattccaggccctatgatgaaaaggacatcttttttttgcgttagttctagaaagtgttGTAGATGTTCTATATTTGCTGTATTAGACCAGGATATCTAATGCTTACATTTTGTGTAAGTTCAAGAGATGATATTTTCTTTACAATATGGTTATTTTGAATATCCTTCTAAAAAAAGTTGAACTTTTGGGATCCTTAAATGGGTTCCCAGGGAAAatgttttctaactttttaacAAGTATAGGATTTTGGAGGGAAGCTTTGGAGGGAAATACTGTGTTCAGTTTTAGGGTTACTTTTTGATACTTGAATTAAATAACTCTAATATTAAATCTAAATTGAATATATGTCCATTGTTCAAATTTTATTCCTTTGCAAaatattattctgtttatttcttcattatgAATTCTGACATCACTTAAactgaaaaaatgttttgtttttcttgggtgGTTTTTCGATTTCAGAGCTCTGTTAGGTACAAGATGATCATAAAGGCTTCCCAACATGTAGGCGCTTGAATTTACCTGCAGTGAATGTCACCTTCTGTTCTGTTGCccagttttgttttctgaaatgctTCACAGTTCAGGCTGATTAGTCTCACACATCCTGGCTCATTGTAGTTCTTAATGCTGTTAGTCTGAATggtgtgttttctgttttcagatgTATACTTGATAGAACTTTTCCTAAGCAgaaattttgctgttttaaaataaaaaccctaaAACTAAGGTCTGACATTTTATCAGCATTGGTCTCTTAAGGGGCAGTGTTTATTCAACCAGTGTTGAGTGAATGCCTGTTGTGTCAGGTTCTGCACTTAGACACAGTGTCTGCACTTACTGCAGGCATATATTCTAATGTATAGAAAAATGTTACAAAAtcctttattattgtttttttggctatgccacacACCTTGcacgatcttagttccccaaccaggtgtCAAACAtgggccttggcagtgaaagcaccaagtcctaaccactgggccaccagggaatatcCCCACAAGTCTTTTAAATAAAGTCCATCTAAGAGCTAGAAAGTAGAAGTGTAGTGTTCAGTGAGATTAATAGGGGACCAAatctggggaaggaggtgggactCAAGTTCAGGCTTGAAAGAGTTTGGTTTTGCACATGGTGAAGAGGGGGCGCATAGAGCTATAAAGACTGAAGaggtttttatgtttattaaaagtACAATTAGTTATTTGTAGATGTTGTTTATTGAAACTCCTAACAGTTTTTATAGAGGATGATTTTACAAGAATGGCACTTGGAAGGCTTGTTGGAAATAACCAGTAATAGCTTGCAAAGAAGTGAAGTTACTTGTGTCAGAGAGGATCTCTGAACTGTTGCTGGATTTCTTTCCTAAAGGAAAGATAACTAATGGCATTCTTTAGCACTAtgctctgctgctgttgctgctgctgctaagtcacttcaatcgtgtcggactctgtgcgaccccatagacggcagcccaccaggctcccccgtcccaccaggctcctccacccatgggattttccaggcaagagtactggagtggggtgccattgccttctctagtggTCAGTAATTCATAATTACCACTATCAACACTTCATCTTTCAAACTTTATTGCCAGGACTAATTCAGAAATGTTTTCCCTTTCTGAATCTTCAAATTAACATTACTTTAGAATATTACACTGTGCTGATTCAGGGCTTTAAGCACATACATTAGAATTCCAATTCAAGAACCTGAGAAATTTATAGAACAGTTAGAAATTTAGTAACTTACTTTAGAAACTGTGGTTGAGTCAACTGGGAATATGAATTGAAGAATGTAATTTTGCTAAGAATCAACTTGTTATTTAACATTTAGTTCTGTCTATTCATTACTTGTGTATAGTTTTGATTTTAGCATCTTAGAATGTAAAAAGTTGCTCAGACTATTTATAGTCATTAGGTAGACTTCCAACAGAACACCCCAAAGTGACCTCTTAAAGGTTATCAATAATCAGTATTAGGAATTAAATTATATAGAAAATCATTTTTGAAATCTTAGTAAATATCCTCTTGTAAATGACAAGTATGATATATTGTTTGTAGGTTAACACTTAAAACTTTatataatgtatgcaaatatgtCTTTGTTATATGtagaattaaaatacttttttctctCGACAGGAAATGCACAATTTTGAGGATGAATTAACATGTCCCATTTGTTACAGTATTTTTGAAGATCCTCGGGTACTACCGTGCTCTCATACATTTTGTAGAAATTGTTTGGAAAATGTGCTACAGGCAACTGGTAACTTTTATATATGGAGACCTTTACGCATTCCACTCAAGTGCCCTAACTGCAGAAGTATTATTGAAATTGCTCCAAGTGGTATTGAATCTTTACCTGTTAATTTTGCATTAAGGGCTATTATTGAAAAGTACCAGCAAGAAGACCATCCGGATATCATCACCTGCCCTGAGCATTATAGGCAGCCCTTAAATGTTTACTGTCTCCTGGATAAAAAATTGGTTTGTGGTCATTGCCTTACCATAGGTCAACATCACGGTCATCCTATAGATGACCTTCAGAGTGCCTATATGAAAGAAAAGGACACACCTCAGAAACTGCTTGAACAGTTAACTGACACACACTGGACAGATCTTACTTGTCTTATTGAGAAGCTAGAAGAACAAAAATCTCATTCAGAGAAAATGGTCCAAGGTGATAAGGAAGTTGTTCTCCAGTATTTTAAGGAGCTTAGTGATAcattagaacagaaaaaaaaaattttcctaacAGCTCTTTgtgatgttggcaatctgattaATCAAGAATATACTCCACAaattgaaagaatgaaagaaataagagAGCAGCAGCTTGAATTAGTGACACTGACAACATCTTTACAAGAAGAGGCTCCACTTAAATTTCTTGAAAAAGTTGACGACGTCCGCCAACGTGTGCACATCTTGAAACAAAGACCACTTCCTAACGTCCAACCTGTTGAAATTTATCCTCGAGTAAGCCAAGTATTGAAAGAAGATTGGAGCAGAACAGAAATTGGACAAATTAAGAAACTTCTTATTCCTGAAATGAAGATCTCTTCAAAAAGGATTCCCTGTGCCTGGCCTGATAAAGACGaaaaagttgaattttttaagattctaaacATTGTTATAGTTACACTAATTTCAGTAATACTGATGCTGATCCTCTTTTTTAACCAACACATCATAacctttttaaatgaaatcacttcaatatgtttttctgaagtctctctctctgtttacCAAAGTTTATCTAAGAATGTGCATAATTTAAAGAATATACTATGTCACACTGTATATTTACTGAAGGAATTCATGtggaaaataatttctcattGAACATTCTAATCTGGATTATTTAAGGTTTATTCTGTACAGCAGAGGCTAATGACCATCACTAAATAGAGGAATATAGGGGTAACttggataaataaaatagcagGCTAAAGTTTGTTAGAATTGCAACAGAATAATCCCTCTTATGTTTCTGTTGAATAGAAAATGTGTCATCAGAAGTTAGAAATTAGACAATGTCTGATTTTCTGAAAACCAGAACAAACTCTAATGATAACTTAAGTATTAATACATTATCCCATTTTTATTGGTTTGTAAGGTTGACTGTTTTAACATTCTTATACCAGTAGTGTTTTAGCATTATGTACTGCAGTGGTTGGCTTTGCAGTTCTTTGTGTATAcatagtttttaattaaaagatgtcAAAATACTTTTGAATGGGCAAATAAAGATGGTGAGAAGAGGTTTTATATTCAAGTAGCTAAGTCAAAGTGATAGGGGATTGCTGATGTTAAAGATATGTTTGATCAAATGTACCTGATGCACACATTAGTGTGTTTAAGAGCCTACAGTTTCTGTAATATTCATTACTAATAAAACTGTTGCTTAAGTGTTGTTAGGGACAAAATAGTAACATTTCCTAGCACTTACTGTCCTATGAttcatgtaaatttattttaggattgtATTGATATTTGACTTTTGTGTAGTCTTTGTAGTAAAATCAGTTCTTGGGAAATATTGATACATCCCACCCTCAttatgtttggatggcatcatgttAACTGTATGTCTTTaaaattgtcttaaaattttCAAGTCTTTTATGCt
The sequence above is a segment of the Bos mutus isolate GX-2022 chromosome 1, NWIPB_WYAK_1.1, whole genome shotgun sequence genome. Coding sequences within it:
- the TRIM59 gene encoding tripartite motif-containing protein 59, with translation MHNFEDELTCPICYSIFEDPRVLPCSHTFCRNCLENVLQATGNFYIWRPLRIPLKCPNCRSIIEIAPSGIESLPVNFALRAIIEKYQQEDHPDIITCPEHYRQPLNVYCLLDKKLVCGHCLTIGQHHGHPIDDLQSAYMKEKDTPQKLLEQLTDTHWTDLTCLIEKLEEQKSHSEKMVQGDKEVVLQYFKELSDTLEQKKKIFLTALCDVGNLINQEYTPQIERMKEIREQQLELVTLTTSLQEEAPLKFLEKVDDVRQRVHILKQRPLPNVQPVEIYPRVSQVLKEDWSRTEIGQIKKLLIPEMKISSKRIPCAWPDKDEKVEFFKILNIVIVTLISVILMLILFFNQHIITFLNEITSICFSEVSLSVYQSLSKNVHNLKNILCHTVYLLKEFMWKIISH